Proteins from a genomic interval of Lolium perenne isolate Kyuss_39 chromosome 1, Kyuss_2.0, whole genome shotgun sequence:
- the LOC127322414 gene encoding uncharacterized protein isoform X2, with amino-acid sequence MDAKKQSPPTPAAAGAAPPPASGYFSSVFSASPAANPRDARQTDLYTMLNKQNPKGQSCGGIADGKSHGSPTKGRVASKDGKQFYPNESSESPYFGSSVHYGGRDFYDSSTHKQANEPSRNYKEDNPDGSLATRGDWWQGSLYY; translated from the exons ATGGACGCCAAGAAACAGTCGCCCCCCACCCCCGCGGCCGCCggagccgcgccgccgccggcaagcGGGTACTTCAGCTCCGTCTTCTCCGCGTCGCCTGCG GCAAATCCAAGAGACGCAAGGCAGACGGACCTGTACACGATGCTGAACAAACAGAACCCCAAAGGGCAGAGTTGTGGAGGCATTGCAG ATGGCAAATCCCATGGCAGTCCTACTAAAGGTCGGGTTGCGTCAAAAGATGGAAAACAGTTCTATCCAAACGAGTCGTCAGAGTCACCTTATTTTGGCTCATCTGTGCATTACGGCGGCCGGGACTTCTATGACAGCTCTACTCACAAGCAAGCCAACGAACCATCAAGAAAT TATAAGGAGGACAATCCGGATGGCTCCTTGGCTACCAGAGGTGATTGGTGGCAAG GTTCACTTTACTACTAA
- the LOC127322414 gene encoding uncharacterized protein isoform X1: MDAKKQSPPTPAAAGAAPPPASGYFSSVFSASPAANPRDARQTDLYTMLNKQNPKGQSCGGIAGNGKSHGSPTKGRVASKDGKQFYPNESSESPYFGSSVHYGGRDFYDSSTHKQANEPSRNYKEDNPDGSLATRGDWWQGSLYY, from the exons ATGGACGCCAAGAAACAGTCGCCCCCCACCCCCGCGGCCGCCggagccgcgccgccgccggcaagcGGGTACTTCAGCTCCGTCTTCTCCGCGTCGCCTGCG GCAAATCCAAGAGACGCAAGGCAGACGGACCTGTACACGATGCTGAACAAACAGAACCCCAAAGGGCAGAGTTGTGGAGGCATTGCAGGTA ATGGCAAATCCCATGGCAGTCCTACTAAAGGTCGGGTTGCGTCAAAAGATGGAAAACAGTTCTATCCAAACGAGTCGTCAGAGTCACCTTATTTTGGCTCATCTGTGCATTACGGCGGCCGGGACTTCTATGACAGCTCTACTCACAAGCAAGCCAACGAACCATCAAGAAAT TATAAGGAGGACAATCCGGATGGCTCCTTGGCTACCAGAGGTGATTGGTGGCAAG GTTCACTTTACTACTAA